One genomic window of Phycisphaeraceae bacterium includes the following:
- the pyk gene encoding pyruvate kinase, giving the protein MESNPIRGPRAGVRPTLATIVATLGPATDSPGMVKRLIEAGVGVFRLNFSHGTLDEHAKRVASIREAARELGTATAIMGDLQGPKIRVGVVDGDAIEVAVGDEVRIEVGDRCRGRRAGIVELACPFEGLVTDVEPGDRVLINDGMIRMLAVGRGPTGALTCRVTVGGRITSRKGINLPDTRVRAGAITARDWECVEWAVHQGLDFLAMSFVRRAAEIVELRQRLAGMCSVDHATDARGEGALIPVVAKIEKPEAVREIDSIVEAADAIMVARGDLGVELDLVEVPEVQKRLVAKAAEWGKPCIVATQMFESMIESATPTRAEVSDVANAIFDGADAVMLSGETAVGKHPDLVVETMRRVVEAAERQVVAAAVAPTPPRRLVESRYRTAALAHGACQIARDIGAILIVCWSQKGGTARYLSQYDSCIPILAYSSDERQTRRMALLKGVTPRWLEVTAGMTLAQWNRAVDDDLLSHGWARQGEPVVLVAGCPLGEQGATTALAVHYVGNPMMGFMAHGG; this is encoded by the coding sequence ATGGAGAGCAACCCTATCCGCGGGCCTCGCGCCGGTGTGAGGCCGACGCTCGCGACCATCGTCGCGACGCTGGGCCCGGCGACCGATTCGCCCGGAATGGTGAAGCGGCTGATCGAGGCGGGAGTCGGGGTATTCCGCCTGAACTTTTCCCACGGCACGCTTGATGAGCACGCCAAACGGGTCGCGAGCATCAGGGAGGCGGCGCGAGAGTTGGGAACGGCCACCGCGATCATGGGGGACTTGCAGGGCCCGAAGATCCGGGTCGGAGTGGTCGATGGCGATGCGATTGAGGTGGCGGTGGGGGACGAGGTGAGGATCGAAGTCGGAGACCGTTGCCGCGGTCGCCGGGCGGGCATCGTGGAGCTGGCGTGCCCGTTTGAGGGTTTGGTGACGGATGTCGAGCCGGGTGATCGGGTGTTGATCAACGACGGGATGATCCGGATGCTCGCCGTCGGGCGGGGTCCCACGGGAGCCCTGACGTGCCGGGTCACGGTGGGTGGGCGGATCACAAGTCGAAAAGGGATCAACCTGCCTGATACCAGGGTCCGCGCGGGAGCGATCACGGCGCGGGACTGGGAGTGCGTGGAGTGGGCCGTACACCAGGGTCTTGATTTCCTGGCGATGTCGTTTGTCCGGCGCGCCGCGGAGATCGTGGAACTTCGGCAGCGACTCGCGGGGATGTGCTCGGTGGACCATGCGACCGATGCGCGGGGCGAAGGGGCATTGATCCCGGTGGTGGCGAAGATCGAGAAGCCAGAAGCGGTGCGGGAGATCGACAGCATCGTCGAGGCGGCGGACGCGATCATGGTGGCCCGCGGCGACCTTGGGGTGGAGCTTGACCTTGTCGAGGTGCCGGAGGTGCAGAAGCGTCTGGTGGCAAAGGCGGCTGAGTGGGGCAAGCCCTGCATCGTGGCAACCCAGATGTTCGAATCGATGATCGAATCGGCAACGCCGACCCGGGCGGAGGTGAGCGATGTGGCCAACGCCATCTTCGACGGCGCGGATGCCGTGATGCTCTCCGGGGAGACAGCGGTAGGGAAGCACCCGGACCTGGTGGTTGAGACGATGCGTCGCGTTGTGGAGGCGGCGGAGCGACAGGTGGTCGCGGCGGCAGTGGCGCCAACACCGCCGAGGAGGCTGGTGGAATCGAGGTACCGCACAGCGGCCCTGGCGCACGGGGCGTGCCAGATTGCGCGGGATATCGGAGCGATCCTGATCGTGTGCTGGTCGCAGAAGGGTGGGACCGCGCGGTACCTGAGTCAGTACGACTCCTGCATACCGATCCTGGCGTACTCAAGCGATGAGCGGCAGACGCGGAGAATGGCGCTGCTCAAGGGCGTAACGCCCAGGTGGCTGGAGGTTACGGCGGGGATGACGCTAGCGCAGTGGAACCGAGCGGTTGACGACGATCTGCTGTCGCACGGGTGGGCGAGGCAGGGGGAACCGGTGGTTCTGGTTGCGGGCTGCCCGCTCGGGGAGCAGGGGGCGACGACAGCGCTGGCGGTGCATTACGTCGGGAACCCGATGATGGGGTTCATGGCGCATGGCGGGTAG
- a CDS encoding extracellular solute-binding protein, with amino-acid sequence MRAVRVLIILAFVVVLGVPFLVRAQRTGGEAAADAGREAPAVIIVTPHVEQIRSEFGEAFSRWHQRVHGSPARVDWRAVGGTSEILKLLEAQYIAAAKHGQVSVADGTPAAPPGTVGFDLMLGGGSYEHTKLKRGVSVEAPGPGAVAVTLKFPMSVPAGFSRAQFDEWFGENAVGTQTLYDPEQYWLGTALSGFGIVYNRDVLREIGVAEPETFADLTDPRYAGLIALADPRLSGSVTTTYESILNNGGWEKGWRTLRELSANARYFASSSTKPPMDVAAGDAAAGLSIDFYGRGQAQSVLRPGEAAGSGRVGYVDPKGAVYIDADPVSVLLGGPSPELARRFVEFCMTEEAQLLWQLPSRHDPRSANNPVGSDGERMGPLQYELRRMPSQRRVYAEYLPHFVDQVDPFVLATDVKSRGWRDSIAPMMAAFGIESLDEQREAWRAVLTAREGAVHDPALRPLLEEMEKAFFAMPTHTIVHEDGRVERLEFNEKNYKAIAEDTQKWRHPVKAAKAKIEYTGFFRESYRRVVDLWNTRPRS; translated from the coding sequence ATGAGAGCCGTGCGAGTCCTGATCATCCTGGCGTTCGTCGTCGTCTTGGGTGTGCCATTCTTGGTGCGAGCCCAGCGGACTGGAGGTGAGGCGGCCGCGGATGCGGGGCGCGAGGCGCCTGCAGTGATCATTGTGACACCGCACGTTGAACAGATCCGATCGGAGTTCGGCGAAGCGTTCTCGCGGTGGCATCAGCGCGTGCACGGCTCGCCGGCGCGGGTTGATTGGCGTGCGGTCGGCGGGACGAGCGAGATCCTGAAACTCCTCGAGGCCCAGTACATCGCCGCGGCGAAGCACGGCCAGGTGAGCGTTGCGGACGGAACGCCAGCAGCTCCCCCGGGGACCGTCGGGTTTGATCTCATGCTCGGCGGCGGGTCCTACGAACACACGAAGCTCAAGCGGGGAGTGTCGGTGGAGGCGCCGGGCCCGGGTGCAGTAGCAGTGACACTGAAGTTCCCAATGTCGGTGCCTGCGGGGTTCTCGCGGGCACAATTCGATGAGTGGTTCGGGGAGAACGCGGTCGGCACGCAGACGCTGTACGACCCGGAGCAGTACTGGCTCGGGACCGCTCTCTCCGGATTTGGAATCGTGTACAACCGGGACGTGTTAAGGGAAATCGGGGTCGCAGAGCCCGAGACGTTCGCCGATCTGACCGATCCGAGGTACGCGGGGCTGATCGCCCTCGCGGACCCACGCCTGAGCGGGTCGGTGACAACGACGTATGAATCGATTCTGAATAATGGCGGCTGGGAGAAGGGGTGGCGGACCCTTCGCGAGCTGAGCGCCAACGCGAGGTACTTCGCGAGTTCGTCCACCAAGCCCCCGATGGATGTGGCCGCGGGGGATGCGGCGGCGGGCCTGAGCATTGACTTCTACGGGAGAGGGCAGGCGCAGTCCGTGCTGCGGCCCGGGGAGGCAGCGGGGAGCGGCCGCGTGGGGTATGTCGACCCCAAGGGGGCAGTGTATATCGACGCAGACCCGGTTTCGGTTCTGCTCGGTGGCCCGAGCCCGGAGCTCGCGCGGAGGTTCGTGGAGTTCTGTATGACGGAAGAGGCACAGTTGTTGTGGCAACTCCCGTCGAGGCACGACCCGAGATCAGCGAACAACCCCGTTGGATCCGACGGCGAGCGCATGGGGCCGCTGCAGTATGAGCTGCGCCGCATGCCGTCGCAGCGAAGGGTGTATGCGGAGTACCTCCCGCACTTTGTCGACCAGGTGGATCCGTTTGTGCTGGCGACGGATGTCAAGAGCCGGGGTTGGCGTGATTCGATAGCGCCGATGATGGCGGCGTTCGGGATCGAGTCACTCGACGAGCAGCGGGAGGCGTGGCGGGCGGTCCTGACGGCACGGGAGGGTGCCGTACACGACCCGGCGTTGCGGCCCCTGCTCGAGGAGATGGAGAAGGCATTCTTTGCGATGCCGACGCACACGATCGTGCACGAGGACGGCCGCGTCGAGCGATTGGAGTTCAACGAGAAGAACTACAAGGCGATCGCTGAGGACACGCAGAAGTGGCGTCACCCTGTGAAGGCCGCGAAGGCAAAGATCGAGTACACAGGGTTCTTCCGTGAGTCGTACCGGCGGGTCGTCGACTTGTGGAATACTCGCCCGCGCAGTTGA
- a CDS encoding AarF/ABC1/UbiB kinase family protein, translating to MLTKILDIPHTLRSSRRFAEIVATLARFGLDDAVAELGLNRMLAAPLELVGIKREERAKAMPRSVRLRLVLETLGPTFIKLGQVLSTRPDLIPPEWAEEFKKLQDDAPKLDFKVIRERLEQQFPGQVDALFPWIDHVALAAASMAQIHRARLADGTEVVLKVLRPGIESLTESDMDVLRTLAGLLEGHFSNLGYSPSEVVSEFAAELRKEVDLIHEGHATDRLREAFADDPGVAFPRVYWGATTRAVLAVEEFHGTLLSELEEGDLTPHERHLIVKHGATALLRQCLELGFFHADPHPGNLFALPRGRIGFIDCGMTGWLDDRTMVALADLVGGVTQGDLNKVIRVVAELGDAEWTVLESRSFRADVREFVAHFQTSSLGRLNMGAMLREFFEKLREHHIRCPGDLVLLIKALSTIETVAAELDPSFDLVAAARPFVEKLARRRYGVKAIRQRMTNAAVAYAELAEQIPGEIRHLTRQLKRNRFQIHLDHLGLDKFSRTVEHASRNVAAAVTVAAVIVASAIILRAEAQTIGWAFGTIARVGFLIGIVLAVVIVVRNWRVKDY from the coding sequence GTGCTCACCAAGATCCTCGACATCCCGCACACACTCCGCAGCAGCAGGCGCTTTGCCGAGATTGTTGCAACGCTCGCCCGCTTCGGACTCGACGATGCGGTCGCCGAGCTGGGCCTCAACAGGATGCTGGCCGCCCCGCTCGAGCTGGTCGGCATCAAGCGCGAGGAACGAGCCAAGGCAATGCCGCGGTCCGTTCGGCTGCGCCTGGTCCTCGAAACACTTGGTCCCACCTTCATTAAGCTCGGCCAGGTCCTCAGTACCCGCCCTGACTTGATCCCCCCGGAGTGGGCCGAAGAGTTCAAGAAGCTCCAGGACGATGCCCCCAAGCTCGATTTCAAGGTGATCAGGGAACGCCTTGAACAGCAGTTTCCCGGCCAGGTTGACGCACTCTTCCCCTGGATCGATCACGTCGCCCTTGCCGCCGCGTCGATGGCCCAGATCCACCGCGCCCGGCTCGCCGATGGCACCGAAGTCGTCCTCAAGGTCTTGCGTCCCGGGATCGAGTCCCTGACCGAGTCCGACATGGACGTGCTCCGCACGCTCGCCGGCCTTCTTGAGGGTCATTTCTCAAACCTCGGCTACAGCCCCTCAGAGGTTGTCTCCGAGTTTGCCGCCGAACTCCGAAAGGAGGTCGACCTCATCCACGAAGGTCACGCCACCGACCGGCTTCGGGAGGCCTTCGCCGACGATCCGGGCGTCGCGTTTCCGCGTGTCTATTGGGGCGCCACCACCCGGGCCGTCCTCGCTGTCGAGGAGTTCCACGGCACGCTGCTTTCTGAACTCGAGGAGGGCGACCTGACGCCGCATGAGCGGCACCTGATTGTCAAGCACGGCGCTACCGCCCTTCTCCGCCAGTGCCTCGAACTGGGGTTCTTCCATGCCGACCCACACCCCGGAAACCTCTTCGCCCTTCCCCGAGGCCGGATCGGGTTCATCGATTGCGGCATGACCGGCTGGCTCGACGACCGCACGATGGTGGCCCTGGCCGACCTTGTCGGCGGGGTCACGCAGGGCGACCTCAACAAGGTCATCCGCGTGGTTGCAGAGCTCGGCGACGCCGAGTGGACCGTCCTCGAGTCCCGCTCCTTCCGGGCGGACGTGCGTGAGTTCGTCGCCCACTTCCAGACCTCCTCGCTCGGCCGCCTCAATATGGGGGCCATGCTCCGCGAGTTCTTCGAGAAACTCCGGGAGCACCACATCCGTTGTCCCGGCGACCTCGTACTGCTGATCAAGGCGTTGTCGACGATCGAAACGGTCGCGGCCGAACTCGATCCTTCGTTTGACCTGGTCGCCGCGGCCCGCCCTTTCGTCGAGAAGCTCGCACGTCGGCGGTACGGGGTCAAGGCCATCCGCCAACGCATGACCAATGCCGCCGTCGCCTACGCCGAACTCGCCGAGCAGATCCCCGGCGAGATCCGCCACCTTACCCGCCAGCTCAAGCGCAACCGCTTCCAGATCCACCTCGACCACCTCGGCCTGGACAAGTTCAGCCGCACGGTCGAGCACGCCAGTCGCAATGTCGCGGCGGCGGTCACGGTCGCAGCGGTCATCGTCGCTTCCGCGATCATCCTGCGGGCCGAGGCTCAGACCATTGGCTGGGCCTTTGGCACGATCGCCCGCGTCGGATTCCTCATCGGCATTGTCCTCGCCGTTGTGATCGTCGTCCGCAACTGGCGAGTCAAGGACTATTAG
- the metH gene encoding methionine synthase, giving the protein MPSRFLAEAQRRVLVLDGAMGTSIHQHDLDIETDYCGCENCTDILVKSRPDVIQGIHESFLRVGADAVETDTFGANTLVLAEFDIADQTYELNKRAVDVARAACKKFDTKDKPRFVVGSMGPGTRLVTLGNTSWEAMLDSYRQQALGLLDGEGRDGGRGVDAFMIETCQDLLQIKCAINAVLAALADRGRSPADVPIMVSVTIETTGTMLLGTQIEAAAAALRGYPIMSIGLNCATGPTEMAEHVHWLGRHWDGVVPGTASSRVVSVLPNAGLPVLVEGRTEYPLTPGPFAEAMLAFVEKEGVGIVGGCCGTTPSHIEALVRALGDHARTEKAPAHRLKETPKPGCTSLYGVTEYRQDNSFLIVGERMNASGSRKFKQLLEAEDWDGIVSLAREQIRHDGAHVLDLNVDYAGRDNAADMAEVVTRVVRQVDAPLMIDSTQVKTIESGLKHAAGKCLINSANFEDGEEKFDDICQLAKAYGAGLVIGSIDEDKQASMARSADRKLAIAQRAHDRAVTVHGLSPADLLFDPLVLPISTGMESDRRSALETIEGVRRIATALPECQTVVGLSNVSFGLSPAARVVLNSAFLHELREAGLTAAIVHASKILPQNKIPQAQWDAAQDLIYDRRREGFDPLQHFIDLFKDASAAASTKREIKSLTLEERLRAHIVDGEKEGLEASLDEAMKVYSPLDIINDHLLDGMKTVGDLFGSGKMQLPFVLQSAEVMKRAVTHLEPHMQKVQGATKGKIVLATVKGDVHDIGKNLVDIILTNNGYTVYNIGIKQPIASIIAKWKETGADAIGLSGLLVKSVNVMEENLLELNTEGITVPVILGGAALTRHYCESHLRGTYKGSCLYGKDAFDGLRVMDCIVGGKIGALAREIDDRLGKRSKAEDLINETRRQRAVASSASESSSNGSGAGVGIVAAPVRSDVRLLESAEIPRPPFLGSRVVESVDLNSIYPFVNKVALFRGQWQVKKGAISDAEYDAIVEDTIEPVFERLKANCRDDGILRPAVVYGFWHCNSDGNDLVIWDPASAPAGGESAPVSPAGMREIERFTFPRQADKKRLCISDFFAPIDSGRTDVIGLHCVTMGRRVSEVARELFEKNDYTEYLYLHGMGVECAEALAEMWHKRIRQEMGIASEDSPRTRELFTQHYRGSRYSFGYPACPSMADQDKLWRLLKPERIGCELTENWQIDPEQSTSAIIVHHPEAKYFNV; this is encoded by the coding sequence ATGCCCAGCCGATTCCTGGCCGAAGCCCAACGCCGAGTGCTCGTCCTGGACGGCGCCATGGGCACGTCCATCCACCAGCACGACCTGGACATCGAGACCGACTACTGCGGCTGCGAGAACTGCACCGACATCCTGGTCAAGTCTCGCCCCGACGTCATCCAGGGCATTCACGAGAGCTTCCTGCGGGTCGGCGCCGATGCCGTTGAAACCGATACGTTCGGCGCGAACACGCTCGTCCTCGCCGAGTTTGACATCGCTGATCAGACGTACGAGCTCAACAAGCGGGCCGTCGACGTCGCCCGTGCAGCGTGCAAGAAGTTCGATACCAAGGACAAGCCTCGGTTCGTGGTTGGCTCGATGGGCCCCGGCACGCGTCTGGTCACTCTCGGCAACACATCGTGGGAAGCGATGCTCGACTCGTACCGCCAGCAGGCCCTCGGCCTGCTTGATGGCGAGGGCCGGGACGGCGGCCGCGGCGTCGACGCGTTCATGATCGAGACGTGCCAGGATCTGCTGCAGATCAAGTGCGCCATCAACGCCGTGCTCGCCGCGCTCGCTGATCGCGGCAGGTCTCCGGCCGACGTTCCGATCATGGTCAGCGTCACCATCGAAACCACAGGCACCATGCTGCTGGGCACGCAGATCGAGGCCGCCGCGGCCGCGCTCCGCGGCTACCCAATTATGTCGATCGGCTTGAACTGCGCTACCGGCCCCACCGAGATGGCCGAGCACGTTCACTGGCTGGGCCGGCATTGGGACGGGGTTGTCCCGGGGACGGCATCCAGCCGAGTCGTATCCGTGCTCCCCAACGCGGGGCTGCCCGTTCTGGTCGAGGGACGCACCGAGTACCCGCTCACACCCGGGCCCTTCGCCGAGGCGATGCTGGCCTTTGTCGAGAAGGAGGGAGTCGGCATCGTTGGCGGCTGCTGCGGCACGACCCCGAGCCACATCGAGGCGCTGGTGCGAGCGTTGGGCGACCACGCCCGCACCGAAAAGGCCCCGGCCCATCGCCTCAAGGAGACGCCCAAACCCGGCTGCACCTCGCTGTATGGCGTGACCGAGTACCGCCAGGACAACTCGTTCCTGATTGTCGGCGAGCGCATGAACGCTTCGGGGTCCCGCAAGTTCAAGCAACTGCTCGAGGCCGAGGACTGGGACGGCATTGTCTCGCTCGCCCGCGAACAGATCCGCCACGACGGTGCCCACGTCCTTGACCTGAACGTCGACTACGCCGGGCGCGACAACGCCGCCGACATGGCCGAGGTCGTCACGCGGGTCGTACGCCAGGTCGACGCCCCGCTCATGATCGACTCCACGCAGGTCAAGACGATCGAGAGTGGCCTGAAGCACGCGGCTGGCAAGTGCCTCATCAACTCCGCTAACTTCGAGGATGGTGAGGAGAAGTTCGACGACATCTGCCAGTTGGCCAAGGCCTACGGCGCAGGACTGGTGATCGGGTCGATCGATGAGGACAAGCAGGCATCGATGGCCCGGTCCGCGGACCGGAAGCTTGCGATCGCCCAGCGGGCACACGATCGCGCCGTAACCGTCCATGGACTCTCGCCTGCCGATCTCTTGTTCGATCCGCTCGTGCTCCCGATCTCAACGGGGATGGAGTCGGACCGTCGCTCGGCTCTCGAAACGATCGAGGGTGTCCGCCGGATCGCGACCGCGCTACCCGAGTGCCAGACCGTTGTCGGCCTCTCCAACGTTTCGTTCGGACTTTCCCCGGCAGCCCGCGTTGTCCTGAATTCGGCGTTCCTGCACGAACTGCGCGAGGCCGGCCTGACCGCGGCCATCGTCCACGCCAGCAAGATCCTGCCGCAGAACAAGATTCCGCAGGCGCAGTGGGACGCGGCCCAAGACCTGATCTACGACCGGCGACGTGAAGGCTTCGACCCCCTTCAGCACTTCATCGACCTCTTCAAGGACGCCTCCGCAGCGGCCAGCACCAAGCGGGAGATTAAATCGCTGACGCTCGAGGAGCGTCTTCGCGCCCACATTGTCGACGGCGAGAAGGAAGGGCTGGAAGCCTCGCTCGATGAGGCGATGAAGGTTTACTCGCCGCTCGACATCATCAACGACCATCTCCTCGACGGCATGAAGACCGTCGGTGACCTGTTCGGCTCGGGCAAGATGCAGCTTCCTTTCGTCCTCCAGAGCGCGGAGGTGATGAAGCGGGCGGTCACCCACCTCGAGCCTCACATGCAGAAGGTACAGGGAGCCACCAAGGGCAAGATTGTCCTCGCCACCGTCAAGGGCGACGTCCACGACATCGGCAAGAACCTCGTTGACATCATCCTGACCAACAACGGCTATACCGTCTACAACATCGGGATCAAGCAGCCGATCGCGAGCATCATCGCCAAGTGGAAGGAAACAGGGGCCGACGCGATCGGGCTTTCCGGCCTGCTCGTCAAGTCCGTCAACGTCATGGAGGAGAACCTTCTGGAGCTCAACACTGAGGGCATCACCGTCCCCGTGATCCTCGGTGGGGCCGCTCTCACTCGGCACTACTGCGAGAGCCACCTGCGCGGCACCTACAAGGGCTCCTGCCTCTACGGTAAGGACGCGTTTGACGGCCTTCGCGTGATGGATTGCATCGTTGGCGGCAAGATCGGCGCGCTTGCCCGCGAGATCGACGACCGTCTCGGCAAGCGATCCAAGGCGGAGGACCTGATCAACGAGACGCGCCGGCAGCGTGCTGTCGCCTCCTCTGCATCCGAGTCGTCTTCCAACGGTTCGGGCGCCGGGGTCGGCATAGTCGCCGCGCCCGTGCGGTCGGACGTCCGGCTCCTCGAATCCGCGGAGATCCCGCGACCGCCATTCCTCGGGTCCCGCGTCGTCGAAAGCGTCGACCTCAACTCGATCTACCCCTTTGTCAACAAGGTCGCGCTCTTCCGCGGCCAGTGGCAGGTCAAGAAGGGCGCGATCTCGGACGCTGAGTACGACGCCATTGTCGAGGACACCATCGAGCCGGTCTTCGAGCGACTCAAGGCCAACTGCCGCGATGACGGCATCCTCAGGCCGGCCGTCGTCTACGGCTTCTGGCACTGCAACAGCGACGGCAACGACCTGGTCATCTGGGACCCCGCCTCCGCCCCGGCCGGCGGCGAGAGCGCCCCCGTCTCTCCCGCCGGGATGCGCGAGATCGAGCGGTTCACCTTCCCGCGACAGGCGGACAAGAAGCGCCTCTGCATCAGCGACTTCTTCGCCCCGATCGACTCGGGCCGGACCGACGTCATCGGCCTGCACTGCGTCACCATGGGTCGGCGCGTCAGCGAGGTCGCCCGCGAACTCTTCGAGAAGAACGACTATACCGAGTACCTCTACCTCCACGGCATGGGCGTTGAATGCGCCGAGGCCCTTGCCGAGATGTGGCACAAGCGCATCCGCCAGGAAATGGGGATCGCCAGCGAGGACAGCCCGCGCACCCGCGAACTCTTCACCCAGCACTACCGCGGCAGCCGCTACTCGTTTGGCTATCCCGCCTGTCCCAGCATGGCCGATCAGGACAAGCTCTGGCGGCTGTTGAAGCCCGAGCGCATTGGTTGCGAACTGACCGAGAACTGGCAGATCGACCCCGAGCAGAGCACCAGCGCCATTATCGTCCATCACCCGGAGGCGAAGTACTTCAACGTCTGA
- the rpmE gene encoding 50S ribosomal protein L31, whose protein sequence is MKSKIHPKYYHDCKVFHNGEVVMTCGATVPELHVEVWSGSHPFFTGKQTFVDAAGRVERFQRKFGGNYFQPKDKKKA, encoded by the coding sequence ATGAAGAGCAAGATCCACCCCAAGTACTACCACGACTGCAAGGTCTTCCATAACGGCGAAGTCGTCATGACCTGCGGCGCCACCGTGCCGGAGTTGCACGTGGAAGTCTGGTCCGGCTCGCACCCGTTCTTCACGGGAAAGCAGACCTTTGTCGATGCCGCCGGCCGCGTTGAGCGGTTCCAGCGGAAGTTCGGCGGGAACTACTTCCAGCCCAAGGACAAGAAGAAGGCCTGA
- a CDS encoding DUF1698 domain-containing protein, with protein sequence MDAEALKKRIAEFPFWYHRIRLAEGVLTPGWAPQDAKAHGVPEDLSGKRVLDVGAWDGYWTFEALRHGASEAVAIDDFSDQLGFLGPGARRAWDSFDFCREALGYGEDRCKRIELSVYDVSPEQLGMFDVVFFFGTLYHLRHPLLALDKLSTVCTGDIYVESAVCDDLSPYRGGIGQGYPGDQMVAEFYPGKEFASNDSNWWSPTVACMCGLIKAAGWPRVKGWKLMHKPTKIVECRGFAVGRKQ encoded by the coding sequence ATGGACGCCGAGGCCCTCAAGAAGCGGATCGCGGAGTTTCCGTTCTGGTACCACCGGATCCGGCTGGCCGAAGGCGTGCTGACGCCGGGATGGGCGCCGCAGGATGCCAAGGCCCACGGCGTGCCGGAGGACCTGAGCGGGAAGCGGGTGCTCGACGTCGGGGCGTGGGACGGGTACTGGACATTCGAAGCGCTTCGGCACGGGGCGAGCGAGGCCGTAGCGATCGACGATTTCTCCGATCAACTGGGGTTCCTGGGACCCGGGGCGCGTCGCGCGTGGGATTCATTCGACTTCTGCCGCGAGGCCCTTGGGTACGGGGAGGACCGCTGCAAGCGGATCGAGCTGTCGGTGTACGACGTGTCGCCAGAACAGCTGGGGATGTTCGATGTCGTGTTCTTCTTCGGGACGCTGTACCACCTGCGGCATCCGCTGCTGGCCCTGGACAAGCTCAGCACGGTGTGCACCGGCGACATCTATGTCGAGAGCGCGGTGTGCGACGATCTGAGCCCGTACCGCGGCGGCATAGGGCAGGGGTACCCGGGTGACCAGATGGTGGCCGAGTTCTATCCGGGGAAGGAGTTCGCGAGCAACGACTCGAACTGGTGGTCGCCGACGGTGGCGTGCATGTGCGGCCTGATCAAGGCGGCCGGCTGGCCGCGAGTCAAGGGCTGGAAGTTGATGCACAAGCCGACGAAGATCGTGGAGTGCCGCGGGTTTGCGGTGGGGAGGAAGCAGTAG
- a CDS encoding sigma-70 family RNA polymerase sigma factor, with product MYFARHLARIKSLQLARALPGSDALDLEQDLLVEVFSGWSRFDANRGRAEAFVEHLVAQRCWKLRRCPKYRVSRGKEQRLALNESTFHARDAACQAEKREAVRIAIARMPTQYRDACQALCDTDTVSDAARRLAIPRSTLDSIIAKVRHALAPIATV from the coding sequence GTGTACTTTGCCCGCCATCTTGCCCGGATCAAGTCACTACAGCTGGCTCGCGCGCTTCCGGGTTCAGACGCGCTGGACCTGGAGCAGGACCTGCTGGTGGAGGTCTTCAGCGGATGGAGTCGTTTCGACGCCAATCGCGGCCGAGCTGAAGCGTTCGTTGAGCACCTGGTGGCACAGCGATGCTGGAAACTGCGACGTTGTCCGAAGTACCGAGTTTCCCGAGGGAAGGAACAGCGGTTGGCACTGAATGAGTCCACGTTCCACGCGCGCGATGCGGCGTGCCAGGCCGAGAAGCGAGAAGCGGTGAGAATTGCCATCGCCCGAATGCCGACACAGTACCGCGATGCCTGTCAAGCCTTGTGCGATACAGACACCGTGAGCGACGCGGCGCGACGGCTGGCGATCCCCCGATCGACGTTGGACTCGATCATTGCCAAGGTGCGTCACGCGCTTGCTCCGATCGCCACCGTGTAG
- a CDS encoding SDR family oxidoreductase, whose product MPSRPAVADSTSHSSAPVAIITGAGSGIGQCAALRLAELGYRLVLVGRRLERLEHTIELLPPGPAEACAVAADLSCGPAASQAVIAAAIERFGRIDTLVNNAGAAPRHPIPGHTAEEIEQTFQLNSVAPACLIALAWPHLAAGRAGCIINISSMASTDPFDGFFAYAATKAAVNMLAHVAAKEGREAGIRAFAIAPGAVETETLRALFPPSVVPRGQCLSPGDIADVIVDCITGKRDAQNGTTIFVSAAKGNS is encoded by the coding sequence ATGCCCAGCAGGCCCGCGGTCGCCGACTCGACGTCCCACTCAAGTGCCCCCGTCGCGATCATCACCGGCGCCGGCTCGGGCATCGGGCAGTGCGCCGCATTACGTCTTGCCGAGCTCGGCTACCGGCTCGTGCTGGTCGGTCGCCGCCTGGAACGTCTCGAGCACACGATCGAGTTGCTGCCCCCCGGTCCCGCCGAGGCCTGCGCCGTCGCCGCCGACCTCTCGTGCGGCCCCGCTGCATCGCAAGCCGTCATCGCTGCCGCGATCGAGCGATTCGGGCGGATCGACACGCTTGTCAACAACGCTGGTGCTGCCCCTCGCCATCCCATCCCCGGTCACACCGCCGAAGAGATCGAGCAGACATTCCAGCTCAACTCCGTCGCTCCCGCGTGCCTGATCGCCCTCGCGTGGCCCCACCTTGCCGCCGGCCGCGCCGGCTGCATCATCAACATCTCGTCGATGGCCAGCACCGATCCCTTTGACGGGTTCTTCGCGTACGCGGCGACTAAGGCGGCCGTCAACATGCTTGCGCACGTCGCCGCGAAGGAGGGCAGGGAGGCCGGGATCCGCGCGTTTGCCATCGCCCCCGGCGCGGTCGAGACCGAGACGCTGCGGGCACTCTTTCCGCCTTCCGTCGTCCCACGCGGGCAGTGCCTCTCGCCCGGCGACATCGCCGACGTCATCGTCGACTGCATCACCGGCAAGCGCGACGCCCAGAACGGGACGACCATCTTCGTCTCAGCGGCCAAGGGGAACTCCTAG